A segment of the Candida albicans SC5314 chromosome 2, complete sequence genome:
TTGATCGACGGGAACGCAGCTACAGTGATAAACTCGTATCTAGGACGAACATGCAATTTGAGGGTGATTTCAGTCACAATACCCAAGGTACCTTCGCTTCCAATGAATAATCTTGTTAAATGATAGCCAGCACTTGATTTTCTCGGCCTTTGTCTCGTCTTGATAATGGTTCCATCAGCCAACACAACTGTTAAATTGACGACATTTTCTTTCATAGTACCATATTTAAAAGCATTAGTACCTGAAGCACTAGTGCCTACCATACCACCAATGTTAGCTCCTATTCCAGGATCCGGaccaaatttcaaatttttcccCTTTGGATCAcccaacaaaaaatcatcCAATTCTTGCCAACCAACACCCGGCTGAACAACAATGTCCAAGTCATCAGGATGGAACGCCACAATTTGATTCATATTTTggaatgataatgaaatacTATAAGGGCCCCTAGTATGGATATTTTGACCTTCTAAGGAAGTTAATCCAGAATTGGCCACAATAGGAATTCGGTATTGGTGGGCAACTTTCATAATTTCTGATACCTGTTCAGTGGAAGTTGGATAAATTACAGCACTGGGTTTTTGAACATCAGGATTTGGGGGATGGTGAGTGGAATAAAAGGAATCGTTTTGTGCCAATAAAACATCTTTATCAAAAGATGCATTTTCGTGaccaacaatttcaacaattttcaataatccAGCTTCgaaatctttttcattgGCATATTGTGGGGACAGCAATGTTGATAGTGGGGAAGTAGATCGGTCTGAGGATGTTGGCAAAGGCTCTTTCAGCAATGCCTTCCCAATAAAATACCCTGCTCCCAGAAACCCAATTGCAGCAAACGTATAAGCTAGCAATGGGTTTTTGGAGTTATTTCGGTTGATACTGGAGTTGTATCTGACAAAGCGTTTGCTTAATCTTCCACCGTTTTTTCCAAGTTTAGAAAACATAACCTGTAAGTTGAGTTTTTCTCTCCAAATTTTActtttaaaacaaaaaaacaaatggaattaaatatatatatatatgcaTAAATAtatgtttttttcaatatcaacacCAAGAGGTTGAACCAATCACAATTATGCAATTGCGTCTAATTGCTAATTTGCTTGACTCACACAATTTTCCACTGTGGCTTATTTATTGGAGGGATCAAAGTGCAATTACAAACagtagaaaaaaaaataaaaaaagagacAGAGATCAGGAAAGAAGTACCCGCTATTTTTCCGGTTTAGTGACAAACAGATCTCCGAATTAACCGATTAGGTAAACACACCCACCCACAAaccaacaaaagaaaacaaatttgttCTTAATGgcattcaattcaaataacACTACACAAAAGTTACAAAGAGTTAATTCGTTTGTTGGGTGATTGCTCTAACCCCCACTGACCCCGTCAAGACACTTGGATGCGAACTCTCCACGGGGAAATTCAACTCTCCTGACAACAGCTCGCCAAATCCACCCCCACCAGGAGTTTTAATCACTATCCTGTCACCCGTCCCCACTTTAACAGTACATTTACCACccaatgatttttttcGATATCCTCCATCATCCAATTTTTGATACCAATAATTGATACCACGAGCACCTTCTCCACCACCCAACAATCCATACGGGGCTAAGGATCTTCTTTCCATCAAACATGAAACTTCTAAGGGGTacaaaaattcaatatctCGTACAACACCATCTCCACCTTTATGGAACCCGCTACCTCCAGAATTTTGACGAACTGAATATTCATGAACCAACACAGGATACCTTTTCTCAAATAACTCTGTATCGGTCATTCTTGTGTTTGTAGTATGACATTGGACCACTGATTGACCATCCCATGTAGGGCCAGCACCAGAACCACCGCAGATTGTTTCGTAATATCCAAACGATATACCCTTGGTGGAGTCATTGGTCCCAAAAgtaaaattattacaagTTCCTTGGGATCCTGCAGCAGCTTGGAAAGTCTTTAGCATGAcatcaacaattctttGAGTAGTTTCAACGTTCCCACCAACAACTGCTGCATCATAGGACGGATTAACAATCGACCCTTCTCTGGTGCTAAATTCTATTGGTCTTAAACAGCCATTATTAAGAGGGATAT
Coding sequences within it:
- the DLD1 gene encoding Dld1p (Putative D-lactate dehydrogenase; white cell-specific trancript; colony morphology-related gene regulation by Ssn6; Hap43-repressed; rat catheter biofilm induced; Spider biofilm repressed) — its product is MFSKLGKNGGRLSKRFVRYNSSINRNNSKNPLLAYTFAAIGFSGAGYFIGKALSKEPLPTSSDRSTSPLSTLSSPQYANEKDFEAGLLKIVEIVGHENASFDKDVLLAQNDSFYSTHHPPNPDVQKPSAVIYPTSTEQVSEIMKVAHQYRIPIVANSGLTSLEGQNIHTRGPYSISLSFQNMNQIVAFHPDDLDIVVQPGVGWQELDDFLLGDPKGKNLKFGPDPGIGANIGGMVGTSASGTNAFKYGTMKENVVNLTVVLADGTIIKTRQRPRKSSAGYHLTRLFIGSEGTLGIVTEITLKLHVRPRYEFITVAAFPSIKDAASAAETIIAQGIQPNAMEILNETMMSFVNETSDGDKQNLETPTLFFKLGGPTLESTEEQANLVDEIAKKNNVMKLQRSTNDEENAELWAARRNGLWSTFQYGSKVLKDKDDVQVWTTDVAVPISKLSLVISEINDYLIEKGFKDRFSVMGHIGDGNCHFIILYNSPDYDKVHHVVDHMVERALSHDGTCTGEHGVGVGKRKYLPLELGVEAIDTMRQIKLALDPRRILNPDKIFKIDPEENLDEQLDQGSVKVKPNCMHNH